A stretch of Plasmodium knowlesi strain H genome assembly, chromosome: 1 DNA encodes these proteins:
- a CDS encoding alpha/beta hydrolase, putative: MGNTLNRFIFNNPVEGFYEKFRLDFIFVETESGDRIAAHFINRKAPLTILFCHGNGENIYMLYDYFCEASKIWNVNVLLYDYPGYGESTGMPNEKSMYQSGRAVYDYMVNVLNIKAESIVLYGKSIGSCAAIDIAITRKVKGIILQSALMSLLNICFKTRFILPFDSFCNIKKIGMVPCFAFFIHGTDDKIVPFYHGLSLYEKCKLKVHPFWVAGGKHNDIELIENKKFNQGIKSFLEFLRNNV, translated from the exons ATGGGGAACACCCTGAATCggtttatttttaataaccCCGTCGAGGGGTTCTACGAAAAATTTCGCTTGGACTTTATTTTTGTTGAAACGGAGAGCGGGGACAGAATTGCGGCTCACTTCATCAATAG GAAAGCCCCACTaaccattttgttttgcCATGGCAATGGTGAGAACATCTACATGTTGTATGATTACTTCTGCGAGGCGTCCAAAATATGGAATGTGAACGTGCTCTTGTACGATTACCCCG gatacggAGAGAGTACTGGAATGCCGAACGAAAAGAGTATGTACCAAAGTGGAAGAGCGGTGTATGA TTACATGGTGAACGTTTTAAACATAAAGGCAGAGAGTATTGTTCTGTACGGGAAGTCCATAG GATCGTGCGCTGCAATCGACATAGCCATTACGAGGAAGGTTAAGGGCATAATTCTGCAGAGCGCCCTAATGTCCCTCCTGAACATTTGCTTTAAAACGCGGTTTATCCTTCCATTCGATTCTTTCTGCAACATAAAGAAG ATTGGCATGGTTCCCTGCTTCGCCTTTTTCATTCATGGCACTGACGACAAGATAGTCCCCTTTTATCACGGATTG AGTCTCTATGAAAAGTGCAAACTGAAAGTGCATCCCTTCTGGGTTGCCGGCGGCAAGCACAATGACATCGAGTTGATAGAGAACAAGAAGTTCAACCAAGGCATCAAGTCTTTTTTGGAGTTTCTTCGTAATAATGTGTAG